One Planctomycetota bacterium DNA window includes the following coding sequences:
- a CDS encoding CAP domain-containing protein, with product MEFSRIKSVWLSALSIFIVLFFSAVLLGEEKKPLAQLIKDMESPDEAIRKTAADEIIVQGDKAKKEAVTKITKRKDELVMEYTKTRRKALDDSLKARNKKDKDKKKDPKWLENKRKAAMSLYAVRNFEEMKKLVIEIEEAFYPAPLIENEEDTKKLSGVAGKIGIVDDSLAKLGCEAKPDTKTLVKLLDTEIDAEFQWKVMPAKDMTVMEQNKKLKSELNIEEYRMVEMLNKYRVAMGRKAVVINPKLCKAARGHSKDMSDYDFFDHVSPIPGKRTHMQRAALEKTSCSAENIAQALDAAGAFWGWFSSKSGHHEEMFTAEQIGIGFYKGCWTAMF from the coding sequence ATGGAATTTAGCAGGATAAAATCAGTTTGGCTTTCAGCGTTAAGCATTTTTATTGTGCTTTTCTTTTCGGCCGTTTTATTAGGCGAGGAGAAAAAACCGCTTGCCCAGCTCATAAAGGACATGGAAAGCCCGGACGAGGCAATCCGTAAAACAGCGGCGGATGAAATAATCGTTCAGGGTGATAAGGCGAAAAAAGAAGCCGTCACAAAAATCACCAAGCGCAAAGATGAACTCGTCATGGAATATACTAAAACACGCCGGAAAGCCCTGGATGATTCGCTCAAAGCCAGGAATAAAAAAGATAAAGATAAAAAGAAAGACCCGAAGTGGCTGGAGAATAAACGCAAGGCGGCAATGAGCCTCTATGCTGTCAGGAATTTTGAGGAAATGAAGAAGCTGGTTATAGAAATAGAAGAGGCGTTTTATCCCGCGCCGTTGATTGAAAACGAAGAGGATACTAAAAAGCTTTCGGGGGTGGCCGGAAAAATCGGCATTGTTGACGACTCCCTGGCTAAATTGGGTTGTGAAGCCAAGCCTGATACGAAAACGCTGGTTAAGCTGTTGGATACTGAAATTGACGCGGAATTCCAGTGGAAAGTGATGCCGGCGAAAGACATGACGGTAATGGAGCAGAATAAAAAACTTAAAAGCGAGCTGAATATTGAAGAATATCGCATGGTTGAGATGCTGAATAAATACCGTGTGGCGATGGGGCGCAAAGCCGTAGTAATTAATCCTAAGTTGTGCAAGGCCGCCCGCGGGCATTCCAAGGATATGAGCGATTATGACTTTTTCGACCACGTCTCCCCGATTCCCGGCAAGCGAACGCATATGCAGCGCGCCGCGCTGGAAAAAACCTCATGTTCCGCGGAGAATATCGCCCAGGCACTAGATGCCGCTGGCGCATTTTGGGGATGGTTTAGCAGCAAGTCCGGCCACCACGAGGAAATGTTTACCGCAGAACAAATCGGGATTGGTTTTTACAAAGGCTGCTGGACAGCTATGTTTTGA